A stretch of Mesoplodon densirostris isolate mMesDen1 chromosome 7, mMesDen1 primary haplotype, whole genome shotgun sequence DNA encodes these proteins:
- the DDI1 gene encoding LOW QUALITY PROTEIN: protein DDI1 homolog 1 (The sequence of the model RefSeq protein was modified relative to this genomic sequence to represent the inferred CDS: inserted 2 bases in 1 codon): protein MLLTIYCVRRDLSEATFSLQVSPDFELHNFRVLCELESGIPAEEIQIVYTERLLADDHCSLGSYGLKDGDVVVLLQKENVGPRPPGQTSSLPQSDFTGTAMPGTSSSRQHHQHQHQRAQSAQQSCDLDSGKKMTSAQGLDSPALIQRKLLSNPHHLSLLKECNPALAKALLKRNLETFXQVLMEQQRERSLREQERLNLYSANPFDLEAQAKIEEEIRQQNIEENMNIAMEEAPESFGQVAMLYINCKVNGHPLKAFVDSGAQITIMSQACAERCNIIRLVDRRWAGIAKGVGTQRIIGRVHLAQIQIEGDFLQCSFSVLEEQPMDMLLRLDMLKRHQCSIDLKKNVLVIGTTGIQTYFLPEGELPPCAKLVSETGQDESSDKEIADSIKHSVMDSGRKNH, encoded by the exons ATGCTGCTCACTATCTACTGTGTACGGAGGGACCTCTCCGAAGCCACCTTCTCCCTCCAGGTCAGCCCTGACTTTGAGCTCCACAACTTCCGTGTCCTCTGTGAGCTTGAGTCCGGCATCCCCGCCGAGGAGATCCAGATTGTCTACACGGAGCGACTCCTTGCCGACGACCACTGTTCGTTGGGCTCCTATGGTCTCAAAGATGGCGATGTGGTCGTTTTACTCCAGAAGGAGAATGTGGGGCCCCGGCCTCCGGGCCAGACATCCAGCCTGCCTCAGAGCGATTTCACCGGGACAGCCATGCCTGGGACATCCAGCTCCCGGcagcaccaccagcaccagcaccagcgGGCACAGTCGGCCCAGCAGTCCTGTGACCTGGACTCTGGAAAGAAGATGACCTCTGCTCAAGGGCTGGACAGCCCCGCCCTGATCCAAAGAAAGCTGCTTTCCAACCCCCACCATCTGTCCCTGCTGAAGGAATGCAATCCTGCCTTGGCCAAAGCACTgctcaaaagaaacctggagacCTT TCAGGTCCTGATGGAGCAGCAAAGGGAAAGGTCcttgagagagcaagagagactTAACCTCTATTCTGCCAACCCGTTTGATTTGGAAGCTCAGGCCAAAATAGAGGAAGAGATCCGGCAGCAGAACATTGAGGAGAACATGAATATAGCGATGGAAGAGGCTCCAGAGAGTTTTGGACAAGTGGCCATGCTCTACATCAACTGCAAAGTGAACGGACATCCTTTGAAGGCTTTTGTTGACTCAGGTGCCCAAATAACCATTATGAGCCAAGCTTGTGCCGAGAGATGTAATATCATACGGCTGGTGGACCGACGATGGGCTGGGATTGCTAAAGGTGTGGGCACGCAGAGAATTATTGGCCGAGTTCACCTAGCTCAGATTCAAATCGAAGGTGATTTCTTACAATGCTCTTTCTCTGTACTTGAGGAGCAGCCCATGGACATGCTTCTAAGGCTAGATATGCTCAAGAGACATCAATGTTCCATTGACCTGAAAAAAAATGTGCTGGTGATTGGCACGACTGGCATACAGACTTACTTTCTTCCTGAGGGAGAGTTACCTCCATGTGCTAAGTTGGTAAGTGAAACTGGGCAAGATGAGTCTTCAGACAAGGAAATAGCAGATAGTATTAAACATTCAGTCATGGATTCAGGACGAAAAAATCATTGA